A genomic region of Sarcophilus harrisii chromosome 6, mSarHar1.11, whole genome shotgun sequence contains the following coding sequences:
- the LOC100914673 gene encoding olfactory receptor 5B2-like, producing MENISEVNDFILGGLTDTPEFQVPLFIMFTIIYLITLVGNLGMVALISWDSHLYTPMYFFLSNLSLADFGYSSAVTPKVMAGLLTGDKVISYNGCAAQMFFFMAFASAESYLLAVMAYDRYEAVCKPLHYTTTMTSSVCAALAIGSYVCGFLQSCIHTSCTFSLSFCSSNVIHHFFCDIPPLLALSCSDIHFNELVVFILGGLTIFFILLVISTSYLFISITILRMRSAESRRKAFSTCASHLTAVSIFFGTIIFMYLQPSSSHSMDTDKMASVFYATVIPMLNPLVYSLRNKEVKSAFRKVTWWRRFH from the coding sequence ATGGAGAATATCTCAGAGGTGAATGACTTTATTCTTGGAGGATTAACAGATACTCCAGAATTTCAAGTTCCCCTTTTCATAATGTTCACTATCATCTATCTCATCACTCTAGTGGGGAACCTGGGGATGGTAGCTCTTATCTCCTGGGATTCTCATCTCTATACTcccatgtacttttttttaagtaaccTCTCTCTAGCAGATTTTGGCTACTCCTCAGCTGTGACTCCTAAGGTGATGGCCGGGCTCCTCACAGGAGACAAGGTCATCTCCTACAATGGGTGTGCTGCACAGATGTTTTTCTTTATGGCTTTTGCTTCAGCAGAAAGCTACCTCCTAGCTGTAATGGCCTATGATCGCTATGAAGCTGTGTGTAAGCCCCTCCATTACACCACCACTATGACATCAAGTGTATGTGCTGCCCTGGCCATTGGCTCTTATGTCTGTGGCTTCCTGCAGTCTTGCATCCACACAAGCTGCACCTTCAGCCTGTCCTTCTGTAGTTCCAATGTGATCCATCACTTTTTCTGTGACATCCCCCCACTCCTGGCTCTCTCCTGCTCTGACATCCATTTTAATGAGTTGGTGGTCTTTATTTTAGGGGGACTCACTATCTTTTTTATCCTCCTGGTCATCTCAACTTCCTACCTGTTTATTTCCATTACCATCCTGAGAATGCGCTCAGCTGAAAGCCGGCGAAAAGCCTTCTCCACCTGTGCTTCTCACCTTACAGCAGTGTCCATATTCTTTGGAACAATCATCTTCATGTACTTACAACCCAGTTCTAGCCATTCCATGGACACAGACAAAATGGCATCTGTTTTCTATGCCACAGTGATTCCCATGTTGAATCCTCTTGTCTACAGCCTTAGGAACAAAGAGGTTAAGAGTGCTTTCAGAAAAGTAACTTGGTGGAGAAGATTTCATTAA
- the LOC100914413 gene encoding LOW QUALITY PROTEIN: olfactory receptor 10Q1-like (The sequence of the model RefSeq protein was modified relative to this genomic sequence to represent the inferred CDS: inserted 2 bases in 1 codon): MQKDEMSSPNTFYLNQSATTEFVFQVFTTSPRIQALLFCFFLLLYIMTLCGNTTIIWAVYTHTSLCTPMYFFLSNLSLVEICNTTAVVPLMLSNIFKSQKPIPLAGCAAQMFLFCTLGGTDXFLLAIMAYDRYGAICHPLHYTLIMTQKRCIQLMVASLGLAVYLNPQLTILIFTVPFYGHCLEINHFFCDAPPVLRLTCGDIRVPQAVLFVMGVFVLTVPFVLISISYIFIANTILRICSAEGCRRAFSTFSSHLSVVLLQYGCCTLVYMRFKSSTSEDDDQLAAAIYTFVTLCSTPHFTPRNKDVKEALKIQAHSSL, from the exons ATGCAGAAAG ATGAAATGTCTTCTCCCAATACTTTCTATCTTAACCAGTCTGCTACTACAGAGTTTGTTTTCCAAGTGTTCACCACCTCCCCCAGGATCCAGGCCCTGCTCTTctgcttctttctccttctttatatAATGACCCTCTGTGGTAACACCACTATAATCTGGGCTGTGTATACCCACACATCCCTCTGTACCCCCATGTACTTTTTTCTGTCCAATCTATCCCTCGTAGAGATCTGTAACACCACGGCTGTGGTACCACTGATGCTCTCCAATATCTTTAAGTCCCAAAAGCCCATCCCATTGGCTGGCTGTGCAGCTCAGATGTTCCTGTTTTGCACCCTTGGTGGTACTGA TTTCTTATTGGCCATCATGGCATATGACCGCTATGGGGCCATCTGTCATCCCCTGCACTACACCCTTATTATGACCCAGAAGCGATGTATCCAGCTCATGGTTGCCTCCCTGGGCTTGGCTGTATACCTTAATCCGCAACTCACAATATTGATCTTCACTGTTCCCTTCTATGGTCATTGCCTGGAGATCAATCACTTCTTCTGTGATGCCCCACCTGTCTTACGTCTCACCTGTGGTGACATTCGAGTGCCACAAGCTGTTCTATTTGTTATGGGTGTCTTTGTTCTGACTGTGCCCTTTGTGCTCATCTCCATTTCCTATATCTTTATCGCCAACACTATTCTACGAATTTGCTCTGCAGAAGGCTGTAGGAGGGCATTTTCCACCTTCTCCTCCCATCTCTCTGTGGTCCTACTGCAGTATGGCTGTTGCACCCTGGTCTATATGCGTTTTAAGTCCAGCACCTCAGAGGATGATGATCAATTG GCAGCTGCTATCTATACTTTTGTCACCCTCTGCTCAACCCCTCATTTCACCCCTAGGAATAAGGATGTCAAAGAAGCACTGAAAATCCAAGCGCACAGCAGCCTCTGA